Part of the Candidatus Margulisiibacteriota bacterium genome is shown below.
AGCTGGACTTTCAATGTGGCCATTAAGCGTGGCAATAATGTTATGCATGATGCAGGGGATACAGTCTATATATGCTCTCATAGGTGCTGATTCTAGCATATTTGAATTAATAGTAACTATCCCTTTGTAGGATTAGCTAGAAGAGTATATAATAACGCTTGGTCACAGGGCGACCGAATATAAGACAGGCCCTGAATAAATTAGGAGGTTAGTTAATGGCAAAGAATATATATTTTTTCGGTAGTGGGAAAGGCGAGGCAGATGCCTCAATGAGAAACCTATTAGGTGGCAAAGGTGCTAACCTTGCGGAAATGACAAATTTAGGAGTACCAGTACCTGCTGGTTTTACTATTTCAACAGAAATGTGTTTAGACTATTATAAAAACGGCAGAAAGCTTTCTGATGAGCTTTTAGCTGAAATAAAGGAAAACATTGTCAAAACAGAAAAAGCAATGGGGATGAAGTTTAATGATGCTGAAAATCCTTTACTTTTTTCAGTCAGATCCGGTGCTAGAGTTTCTATGCCAGGGATGATGGACACAGTGCTTAACTTAGGTCTTAACGATACTACAATCAAAGGTCTTGTGGCAAAGTCTGGTAATGAAAGATTTGCTTATGATTCATATAGAAGATTTATCAATATGTATGGTGATGTTGTTATGGATGTTCATCATGAGTATTTTGAAGAAAAAATCACAGCAATGAAAAAAGCTCGTGGAGTTGAGAATGATACAGATCTTTCTGCAGCAGATCTTAAAGAATTAGTTGAGCAGTATAAAGTTGTAGTTAAGGAACATGCTGGAAAAGCTTTTCCAGATGATGGCTTTGAGCAACTAAAGATGGCTGTTGCTGCTGTATTTAGTTCATGGGAAGTTCCAAGAGCAGTTAAATATAGAAAAATGAATAATATTGACGATAGTTGGGGAACAGCAGTTAACGTACAAGCAATGGTCTTTGGTAACATGGGTGAGACTTCTGGTACCGGTGTTGCTTTTACGCGTAATCCATCAACAGGTGAAAACTTATTCTACGGTGAGTTTTTAATGAACGCACAAGGTGAAGACGTTGTGGCGGGTATCAGAACTCCACAAGAAATTTCTGAATTAGAAAAAATAATGCCAGTTTGCTATAAGCAACTAGTAGATATTTATAAGAAGTTAGAAAAACATTATAAAGATATGCAAGATATGGAGTTTACTATCCAAGAAGGTGTCCTTTATATGCTTCAAACAAGAAGTGGTAAGAGAACCGCAGCAGCAGCAGTAAGATGCGCTGTTGAAATGTTCAAGGAAGGTCTTATTGATAAAGAAACTGCTCTTAATAGAGTAGCTCCTACACAATTAGATATGTTGCTTCACCCAAATATTAGTCCCAATGCAAAGCTAACGGTTATTGCCAAAGGACTACCCGCCTCACCAGGTGCTGCTGTTGGTAAATGTTCATTTACAGCAGAAGATGCAGAAGAAAGAAAAGCTAAAGGTGAACAAGTAATTCTTGTAAGACAAGAAACTTCACCAGAAGATATTGGTGGTATGGATGCAGCAGAAGGTATTCTAACAGCAAGAGGCGGTATGACTTCTCATGCAGCTGTTGTTGCTAGAGGAATGGGCAAGCCATGTGTTGCAGGTTGTGCAGCTATTGATATTAATGAAAAAGCTCAGACAGTTACAATTGCAGGCAAGAAATATGGACCAAATGATTTTATTACTCTTAATGGTACTACGGGTGAAGTTGTTGCTGGTAAAGTTGAATTAACAACTCCAACTTTATCAGGAGATTTTGGTGTTCTTATGGGATGGACTGATGAATTTAGAACATTAAATATCAGAACAAACGCTGATACACCTCATGATGCTAAAGTTGCCAGAGATTTCGGTGCAGAAGGTATAGGGCTTTGTCGTACAGAGCATATGTTTTTCGAAGGCGATAGAATTAAAGCTGTAAGAGAAATGATTCTATCTGAAGATTTAGAAGGAAGAAAAGCGGCACTTGCTAAACTTCTTCCAATACAAAAAGGTGATTTTAAGGGCATCTTCGAAGTGATGGACGGCTTAGCAGTTACAATCAGATTACTAGATCCGCCTCTCCACGAATTTGTTCCTCATACACCAGAAGCACAAGCTGATATGGCCAAAGAAATGGGTATTTCTGCTGAAGCTGTAAAAATAAGAGTAGACCAATTACATGAGTTTAACCCTATGCTTGGTCATAGAGGATGTCGTTTAGGTATCACGTATCCAGAAATTTATGATATGCAAGTTGAAGCTATTATTACGGCTGCCGTTGAAGTAGCCAAAGCAGGGAAAAAGGTTATTCCTGAGATAATGATTCCACTTGTGGGCATGCTTCCTGAATTTAAGATTCTAAAAGCCAATGCAGTTAAAATAGCTGATGAGATTATTTCTAAAGCAAATATCAAATTGGATTACAAAGTTGGCACAATGATTGAGATTCCAAGAGCAACATTAATTGCTGACCAAATTGCTGAGCATGCAGAATTTTTCTCTTTTGGAACCAATGATCTGACTCAGATGACCTTAGGTTTTTCTCGTGATGATGCCGGTGTTTTCTTGCCAGAATACGTAGAAAGACAGATTCTGCCAGATGATCCTTTCCAATCAATAGACCAAGAAGGTGTTGGTATGTTAGTGCAGTATGGTGTTGAACGTGGAAGAAAGACAAACCCAACATTAAAAATTGGTGTTTGTGGTGAGCATGGTGGAGATCCAAAATCAATAGAGTTTTTCCATAATGCAGGCTTAAGTTATGTTTCTTGTTCTCCATTCAGAGTGCCAATCGCAAGATTAGCAGCAGCGCAAGCAGCAATCAAGAGCAAAAAAAAACTAAAATAGACGTAAATGTTGGATTGTTGAAGTCTAAACAATCAGTGAAGGCTTAAGCTTATTTGAATAACCCCAGACAAAAGTCTGGGGTTATTATTTTATTAAAACATCTATGCCAAAATAGCATTTGATAGAATAGTAAGAAAAAGAATAAATAGCCTTTGTTTCGAATCCCATATATTCGTTGGCTTTCAGACATATCATAAAAAATAGGTACAATTTAAACCTCAAAACACCGATAATTTAGTATAAGTATAAAAATGCATGTTTAGAATCCACTTTTTTGGGGCATAGGTTTCTATGTAACAAAAAAGGGGGGATTTAATTTTGTCGCATGGATGCATTTTTAAAAACATTATTTTATGCTTTTTCCTTTTAACTTTTTCCAATTCAGCACAGATAACATATGATTATCTAAAAGATGTTCATTTAGTCAATAAATTAGCAGGCTTAAGCTATTTAGAACAACCTGCTGTGAACAGAGTAATGGATCATTCTCTTACTTTTTTGCAATACGGGTCAATGGATGGTCAATCCAAGTCTCAATTTGCTAATTTAACTATTCCAGGGTATTTTTTTAATTTAGGTTTAACAGTGAAGCATGATGTTATTAGTGGAATAAACAGGACAGACAAATCTTCTAATGGTACTTTTTTTGTGCAAGATACTTTTAATCATGAAAAAGCAGCAGCCATGCTAACTGTCAGTCAAAAAATCCCTAAGCTACCAATTTATTATGGCGTTAATGCCAAAGCATATCAACAAAAAGTCTTAGATCAAACAATGACCGGTTATGGTTTTGATGCTGGCGTCATGATCAAGATGGGTGGAACCATAATTGGTGCAACATTCAATGACATCAATAGTACAGTTCAAGAATGGGAGAATGGCACAGTTGATCAATTACCAACTAACATTTCTTATCAGTTGGTACAGCAATTACCCTTTGGATATGTTTCTTATGTTGGGTCAGACTTGAACGATGATTACGTAAAATTAGGTTTAGATTTTTTTGGGGTTGTTTCAATTGAGTCTAAGATGTTGCTTACAGAAAAATTAGCTGGTGCCGTTTCTTGTGGAATAGATTTGGGAATTTTTGAGATAGGGATAAGACAAGAATTAAGTGAAGTTGCGGGCACAAACAGTCAATTTTTTATGACCTTAAATTTATAGGAGGAGCTTAGAAGTGAAGAAAATATTTTTATTGTTGGTTGTTTGTTCTTTATTTGCTGTTGAAACTACAGGTACGATTAAGATTATCAAAAAAAATGGTTCGGTGTATTTCACAAAAGACAATAAAGAATTTCAAATTCAAACCAATAAAGACAACCTGAAAAAGGGCACCAGAATGTCTGCTCTTGCTGTGTCTGAGTATGAGGAAGAAGATCTTCCTGTTGAGCTTTTTGGTTTTGTTTCCTTGGCTACAATTGTTGATAGTGCTGGAACTCTGGTGACAGCCAAAAATCCCGCGAACATAGTAGTTGCTGTTATTGATACGGGATTAGATACTAATAATAGGGAGTTAACGGAATATTGTTTGATAAATACCAAGGAAATACCAGGTAATGGTCTAGACGATGACCATAATGGGTTTATTGATGATTATTATGGAGTAAATATCCTTGAGAATAATGGAAATGTATTAGATGATCATGGGCATGGAACATCCATGTTTAGTACGATAGCAATTCAAAGCAAAGGGAATGTAAAGATAGTTCCTATAAAGGCATTTGATAGCAGTGGCTGTTCGTCACAGTTCTTAATAGCTAATGCTATTATTTATGCGGTTCAAAGAGGGGCAAATGTTATCAACTGTAGCTTCGGGTATCAGTATTCGTCTGAAACTCTTCAAATAGCCGTGCAATATGCTTTGGATCACGGGGTAATAGTTGTTGCCGCAGCGGGTAACAATGGCCAGGAGATAGTGATGTATCCCTCTGGTTATGCAGGTGTAATTGCTGTTTCTTCTTTGGATGATTATGATAGGCTATCATATTTTAGTAACTATGGTGACCATATTAAGCTTTCTTGTATTGGAGAAAGAGTGGGATGCATTGGAGTCGGAGGGGCGTCGCAGCAGGTGAGTGGAACTAGCATTTCTTCAGCCTATATCGCTGGCACTATTGCCAATATAAATAATCTTTCTGATTTGAGTGTTAATGAAGTGGTTAGACATTATTCTAATGATGTTATGTATCCGCTAGGAAACGTTAAACCATATCCTGGTTGGGATAAATATACAGGTCAGGGCAAAATTTCTAATATACTTTTTTCAGAAAGTGATTCTACAGTTTTAGCTCAAGAAGGTTTAACAATTGATAGTTTGGAAGTAGCTAGTTTTTTAAATTATCCTAATCCTGTTGTTGGTAGTGGTACGGAGTTTGGTTTCGATTCCAATAAAAACGCAAAAGTTAAGCTAGAAATTTATAACTTGGCTGGGATGAAATTATGGCAAGAGGAAAGAAATGTTGCGAGTGGTAAATATGAAATAATTCCTTATAACTTGAAGCATGAGAATGGTAGCGAGTTAGCAAATGATAGCTATATTGCAGTTCTTCGAGTAAATGATGGAGCAGAAGAAATCATCAAAAAGACTGTAATGACAATACTTAGATAGCATTTAATTCAAGTTTTGAATAATCCTTTAAATGTTTGAATAATATTGAATGAAATATTGAATTAAATCATTCGAAAATTTATTACAAATACTTAAAAGGAGAACAATTATGATAGAAACTATAACAAACACTGAGCTACAAAAAAAAATTTATTATCCAGCAGTTAGAATCATTGAAGATATTATTCCCTTTGTATTTGATATTTCTGTATTAGTTCGTGCTAAGTTTAACGAGGGCGTAAACAGTTTTATTCAGAATGATAAGCGAATAGACGTTATTCCTTATGGTAAGGGTTTTCGTGGATGGATTGCCGATGCAGAAAAAGGTTCTTTTCCTGTTATTTACTCTGACACAGAATGTGTTGATCTCTATCCTGGGTGGAATTTATTAATTATAAAAAATAAAGATATTGAAATGTTTGTTAATAATAGATTTTTTGTTGATAGTAAGGGGCAGTTTCTGGATATAACTATTATTAAGGAGAATAAAGCTTTTCTTGATACAAATAATAGTAATATTTTTAAGTCGGCATGGGTTATGGTTAAAAAAGGAGTAGACTTATTGTCACTAGATATTCGTAATAAATATTTAGATAACAACTTCGTGTTTACACTTGAGTCTCAGGAAAAGGTTATGATTATTTTGGGAGATAAAGGTAGAGGATATTATCGGTACGCGTTTATCAAAGAAGCTATAAATAATAATTTCTGGATATACTCTTTTGCGAGTTTTGATGATTTAGGTTATAAGCTTGATGAAAAGAAAAGATGTATTACTGATATTTGCCCAGAATGTTATGTGAGGCCAAGAGCACAATTTGTCATATTTGATGATCCATTGGTAACCTGTATTATTAAGCATCAATTAGAAATTTCAGGAAGAGGACTTTTTTCTTCTGATTTATTGTTACTTAAAGAATTAGATTTAGAAGATTACAAATTACATTCCATAAACGGTCTTGATCAGTGCTTAGGTCTACAAGTTTTAAAAATCAGAGGCTTTTATGTCAGTGGTTTATCAGAAATAGTCTTTTCCTTGCCTTCTCTTAAAAAAATATATCTTTCTAAAGAGCTATATTCAGCAGAAGAGCTAAAAGTTTTAGCCTCTTTTCTATAGCATTGTTTATAGGTATACTTAGCGTATGAAAACAGTTTTATTAACTGGCGTTGCCGGGTTTATTGCATCCAGAACTGCGAAAGTTTTTTTAGACAAAGGCATTAGCGTTGTTGGTGTAGATAATCTTAACGATTACTATGATGTTAAACTAAAAAATTACCGTTTAACTGAACTGAATAAAACGAAAGGATTTACTTTCTATAAAGGAGATATCGAAGATAGGCAATTTTTAGAAAGTTTATTTCAACAATATCAGTTTGATGCAGTAGTAAATCTTGCTGCTAGAGCAGGTG
Proteins encoded:
- the ppdK gene encoding pyruvate, phosphate dikinase — protein: MAKNIYFFGSGKGEADASMRNLLGGKGANLAEMTNLGVPVPAGFTISTEMCLDYYKNGRKLSDELLAEIKENIVKTEKAMGMKFNDAENPLLFSVRSGARVSMPGMMDTVLNLGLNDTTIKGLVAKSGNERFAYDSYRRFINMYGDVVMDVHHEYFEEKITAMKKARGVENDTDLSAADLKELVEQYKVVVKEHAGKAFPDDGFEQLKMAVAAVFSSWEVPRAVKYRKMNNIDDSWGTAVNVQAMVFGNMGETSGTGVAFTRNPSTGENLFYGEFLMNAQGEDVVAGIRTPQEISELEKIMPVCYKQLVDIYKKLEKHYKDMQDMEFTIQEGVLYMLQTRSGKRTAAAAVRCAVEMFKEGLIDKETALNRVAPTQLDMLLHPNISPNAKLTVIAKGLPASPGAAVGKCSFTAEDAEERKAKGEQVILVRQETSPEDIGGMDAAEGILTARGGMTSHAAVVARGMGKPCVAGCAAIDINEKAQTVTIAGKKYGPNDFITLNGTTGEVVAGKVELTTPTLSGDFGVLMGWTDEFRTLNIRTNADTPHDAKVARDFGAEGIGLCRTEHMFFEGDRIKAVREMILSEDLEGRKAALAKLLPIQKGDFKGIFEVMDGLAVTIRLLDPPLHEFVPHTPEAQADMAKEMGISAEAVKIRVDQLHEFNPMLGHRGCRLGITYPEIYDMQVEAIITAAVEVAKAGKKVIPEIMIPLVGMLPEFKILKANAVKIADEIISKANIKLDYKVGTMIEIPRATLIADQIAEHAEFFSFGTNDLTQMTLGFSRDDAGVFLPEYVERQILPDDPFQSIDQEGVGMLVQYGVERGRKTNPTLKIGVCGEHGGDPKSIEFFHNAGLSYVSCSPFRVPIARLAAAQAAIKSKKKLK
- a CDS encoding S8 family serine peptidase, with protein sequence MKKIFLLLVVCSLFAVETTGTIKIIKKNGSVYFTKDNKEFQIQTNKDNLKKGTRMSALAVSEYEEEDLPVELFGFVSLATIVDSAGTLVTAKNPANIVVAVIDTGLDTNNRELTEYCLINTKEIPGNGLDDDHNGFIDDYYGVNILENNGNVLDDHGHGTSMFSTIAIQSKGNVKIVPIKAFDSSGCSSQFLIANAIIYAVQRGANVINCSFGYQYSSETLQIAVQYALDHGVIVVAAAGNNGQEIVMYPSGYAGVIAVSSLDDYDRLSYFSNYGDHIKLSCIGERVGCIGVGGASQQVSGTSISSAYIAGTIANINNLSDLSVNEVVRHYSNDVMYPLGNVKPYPGWDKYTGQGKISNILFSESDSTVLAQEGLTIDSLEVASFLNYPNPVVGSGTEFGFDSNKNAKVKLEIYNLAGMKLWQEERNVASGKYEIIPYNLKHENGSELANDSYIAVLRVNDGAEEIIKKTVMTILR